In a single window of the Penaeus monodon isolate SGIC_2016 chromosome 3, NSTDA_Pmon_1, whole genome shotgun sequence genome:
- the LOC119589284 gene encoding cuticle protein 7-like, whose amino-acid sequence MTNMVFKVFALVVLAVAVAARPDTPSYSPPAHPAPSYSPPSPSYSAPVRPSPSYNAPVYPDVPPQYNAQYNVNDEYSGNNYGHQEDRDGYNTQGTYYVQLPDGRVQKVTYYVDGESGYVAEVTYEGEPQYPAYQPAPSTSYQPAPSPSYA is encoded by the exons ATGACAAACATGGTCTTTAAG GTATTTGCATTAGTGGTGCTCGCAGTCGCCGTTGCAGCCCGACCCGACActccttcctactctcctcctGCTCACCCAGCGCCTTCGTACTCGCCTCCCAGCCCATCCTACAGCGCGCCCGTCCGCCCTTCTCCTTCCTACAATGCTCCCGTCTATCCAGAC GTTCCACCCCAATACAATGCCCAGTATAACGTAAACGACGAATACTCTGGAAACAACTATGGACATCAAGAGGATCGCGATGGGTACAACACACAGGGAACATACTAtgtgcagctccccgacggccgcgtGCAGAAGGTAACCTACTACGTCGATGGCGAGTCCGGCTACGTGGCAGAAGTCACCTACGAAGGAGAGCCACAGTATCCAGCTTATCAGCCTGCTCCATCAACTTCTTATCAACCCGCTCCTTCACCGTCTTACGCTTAA